The Drosophila innubila isolate TH190305 chromosome 2L unlocalized genomic scaffold, UK_Dinn_1.0 4_B_2L, whole genome shotgun sequence genome segment TCAAGTGTCAGTAGCTTGACAAAAGCGCCAATAAACGCCAATAAGTATACCCATGATAAGAATAAAAACACACATTGTAATCAAATTTCTATTTGATCACAGACCGATTATAAACTTACAGCTGGAGAAGCTATTCCTATTATGAGTATGTGGGTCGGGGCAAGTCAAGTGGACACAacacacatacgtacatatgtacatgtgtgtacATTGTCAGCCAAGTGGTTTGCGAAGGTGGTTTCTTCAAGTATTCGTTCCATTGGCAAATCGGGTCAAGAATGTTAAGGATTGTCTACCATATGGAAGGCGACGCAAGAAGAGACTCATGACAACAGTTTTGGATGCTGGATTTGTTGATTTGAATATATTCCTACTTTTCACGTTTGTCCAGTTCATTAGCATGCCCAGAACAGCATTTGTACTTCATTCATCTCCAACGTGTCTGCGACTCttttaaccaaattatttttgctctCCAAGCGTCCAACTGTGTACGAATTTGTGCATACgtgttttgtatatttttagcaattgattgatcgttgttgttttgttcACATTATATAAGGCTAGTGTGAATAGATTGTTCTTTCCTATACCCTGCATGTGAAATGGGTAATAATGGGCATAATTGTATTGGACAAATGAATGTGACAACTCTTTAATTCTtctattattttctttcataaaaaaaacctaagGAAACTTGTAAGTATTTATTCATTTGAGCTCTATACATATCTGATATCTTGCACCATTTCCGTGCTCTTTTCACTTCTTTTCTCGGCATATCAGTTATGAGCAATTCTATAGCGACAACTACAActgttttttatgttataattttgaaatttttttgaatgtttCTCTATTAAACATAATATTCTAACGTTAAGtttactttgtttatttttacagtttgtaaatgtcataaatatttaaaaaaaagtatagaaaaataaatacgaaaaCGAATACTCAAAAATCaaagatttgattttgatttgtggttgagattgagattgataaataaataaaaaggatcAAAATGGTGGCAGTtggaaatttgcataataCGCGCATTTTGCGCTTTCTGTTGGTTTTGATTGCCGTAATACTCACTATCGTTATCTATGCATCGTATTccacaatgacaacaacgtTGACGCCAACACATATGCACGCTCCGGCGGCGCCACCAACGCCACAACAACTAACGGGAGCCGCCAAtcgtcaacagcaacagcaacaacaatcggaGCAGTTGCCACAACATCTAAACAACACGGGAGTCTTGAACATCGCCGGAGCGGAGGATAATGGTAAATCTAGATCGCAGGAGTTGCATAGGAAGCCTCCAATGCAGCATCGTTTGCCCACCATTGATGAGGATGCGCTATTGGATGGAGGAGCTGGTGGTGCCAGTCCCATGGCTGGCAGTGAACAGGCGCCCAATGTTGCCGATGAGTTGCTCGAAGAGCAGCAATATGTGCAAAGCATTGATGCCATGACAGGTGAGTTGGCCATAACAATAATGCTAATTGACAGCgtgtgttaaatatattttattgcgtAGGCaacatcaataacaacaacagtgagtCGCTGACTGTTAAGCAATCAgttggagcagcagctgcatcaGCAATTGCCTCgcctcagcaacaacaacaacaacagctgcagcagcagcagcaccaacaacaacaacagtcgccTTCAGATGCGGAGATTCTTATGATACCGACTTCCAATTTGCAAAAGTTTATTGAGAATGCCGATAAGATACTAAAGAACATGACatcaaacagcagcagcagcagcaacaacaacaacaacaacaacaacaacaacgcgttGCCCAACGAACAACACACGGGTTCGTTTCCATTTCCATAACAAAATGGGAGTGCCATGTTGCCTTGTTCTACACAATTGTCAGCAGATTATATTGGCGGGCGTCAGGCATCAGGTCACTTTGTGTGTTTGCTAATTGGCAGTTGGAAAACACAAAGGTATCATCTTTCCTAACGGTTTGGAAGGCAGACAAACATTAGCGTTTACGTTATTAGACTCTGTAATCAAAAACAGCAAAGGGTGTATTAAGTTTATCAAAcgcaaataatatatatacatgtgaCTCATTTACTTCAAGACTGTCATAACTCCATAAATACGATTTCACATTATCAATTTGGTAGCACTTtccacttaaaattaaatatctttcAATTCTCTTTTAAATAGTATACAAAAGTATAACCCAATAAAGAGTAGGACTTAACCAATATTTCTGCATCATGGAAAATTTCAACAATGAACGTGTCCaagtccgtctgtatgaacacttAGATGTCAGAAAATATAATAGGCACCACACTATATATGAGTTTAGACACATGTAATATTACTTAAGTGGGGATCTGTCCCGAAATTTGAATAACACCCTTAGAATGAACTCGGTAGCTAtgcaattttatataagtacTGGGTCTCTTACATTCGATCTCGTTTAGCCTTTCCGAATAGTTTGTTTTACGCTCGACGCCTGTCGTTAGAGACTATTGGGTTGCATATTACGCAACGACAATTTGCAGACCGCACATAACGCTCTTCTAGATAGTATATCAAATAAACCCAACtacatttacttaatttgCTCACTGTTTGCAGATAAAACCAATCAGCCTGGATTGATGGATGacttgcaaattaatttgctgGACAATAACAATGCGGCTGTGCCGCCAGCTTCTTCATACGCCGTGATGCAAGTGAAAGTGGACGGCGAGGAAACAAAGGAGAAGCCGCCACCACCAAAGCCGCAAGTCCCCTCGGTGCGTACCACGAAATCCAAAAGCAAGACTCCCAGCAGTCCAATGGATCCATCCAAGGGCATTACAACCTACAAAATCTATGAAAGCGGACATTTAAATGAAGAGATTGATGTGGAGCGCATTTGTCCGCTTAATGGCACCAAAACTAGAATGTTGATACTGATCACGTCGGCACAGACACACGCGGATGCACGCATGTCCATCAGACAGACCTGGGGACACTATGGAACACGTCGTGATATTGGCTTGGCCTTTGTTTTGGGTCGCGGCACCAACGAGACGGTGAATCAGGCTCTCAGCGATGAGAACTACATGTACGGCGACTTGATTCGAGGAAACTTTATTGACTCCTATAATAATCTAACGCTAAAGACGATCTCGTCCTTGGAATGGGCAAATCAGCATTGTAATGGTGCCAAGTATATACTAAAAACAGATGATGATATGTTCATCAATGTGCCAAAGCTGTTGAATTTTGTGAAACAGCTGGAGAAGCACAAGGACAAGCGCGTCATCTTTGGCCGATTAGCCAAGAAATGGAAGCCGATTCGTAATAAGAAATCCAAGTACTACGTGTCGACTGATCAGTTCCCGGCGGCAGTGTTTCCTTCGTTCACCACAGGACCTGCCTACGTGATGACAGGCGACATTGTGCACGATCTTTATGTGCGAGCGTTAAAGACAGTTTATCTGAAGCTGGAGGATGTCTTCACAACAGGCATTGTGGCCCAAAGTCTGGGTATCGAACGTCTGCACGTCAATGAGTTCGTAAATCGTCGAATCTCGTTTAATCCTTGCAACATACGCAATGCCATTAGCGTACACATGATCAAGTCGAACGAACAGTTTGATCTGTGGAAGAAACTGCTGGATCAGActacaaaatgtaaatagtATTTTAGGTTTAAGCTGTGAATTTAATCTATGTTAAATGTTAGAGCAATGGAATTagcaaaagataaaaaagaaAGGCAGCATCTAGAGATACTTTAGTTTCTAAGTATTAGGAATGTATCTGATGTCTACTCTCGAGTTACACAACATAATGTACTATGCGTAcacctatatatattttaaattatgttttggtAGTCTAACTTTAGCATTATAAATGCCATTATTTAACTGATAATTAGCAATAACTGTGGTCATAAGTATGATAACAcaatatacacacaaacacactctcACAAAACACAACTCACACCTTTAGTAGCCGTAATGCAAggtaaaattttcaatattttaccaaaaaaacgAAGCGAAAACAGTCTCAAAGAACACTATTGGCTTACTGTGGTCGTCAAATAAtctgtgtttttttaaatatataaaaggcAGCTCTTATAAGAATTtcaattgtgtttattttctgTAATTCTAAAGATCAAAGATGGTTTTttgtatgatatagtaaataaGTAGttggcttatttatttatttaaaatactgcAGTGGACTTTTGGAAATACGTAAATCATTTTATATGGTAAATTATTCCTTTTacacagatttttttttaaatatagtatataatatagtatctATTCCTTGATTCCAACAAAAATGTGGACGCCGAGGATAATAATTCCATATATAAAGAATGGAATCTCTCACCAGCAGCTATCGGAGCTGTTTCGTATGGGGTTTCTGAAGAATAAAGACGAAGAACAAAAGGATGTgatgttaattttaaagcaatggataaattttgtttatttggaaAGGTTGAATTCTTTCGAAATTTTTTGGTTCCCTTCTTACCTACGTCTGCACATTTTTTGAGCTCTCATAacttattcaaaattaagtttgttaAATACTTTCTTTTTGTCCTTTGCATAAACTAATTGATATAGCATCgacataatatattttaaattaattaactaaaaaataccATATAACTTCTCTAAATATCAAAGTTggcttttgaaaatatgtatatcattttatttcgcTTGTTTATGTGTTTACTTTTTGTTGCACTCAATAAAAGTGCACAAAACTGATCACAGCAAGcgtattatgtattttatcaTCGCGTTCgtatttacaaaaacaaatcaaaaaagaaaataaatacaaaatcaagtcAAATATCGAGATAACAATGGCAGTCGTCAACTTAGGCAATACTCGCATGTTGCGCACTCTGCTAgtttttaaacttataattTTCACTATTTTCATCTATGCATTATATTCCACGACATCGACGTTTAACCCAGAGATTTCCATCTCACAAAAGATAACTGCAGATTCAGGTCGCCagcaggaggagcagctgACGAAGCTGCCATCTTTAATGGAAATGGTGGAGTTGAATAACACAGGCGAATTCGGGCTGTCTTCAGGAGTGGAGGAACAGAAGCGGCTAAGAAAATCGTCTTCACATCCTTCGGCTGATTCCAGTCATAAGGCTGAGACTTCCAATGAAGGCGATTTGCGTAGGAAGCAGataaatacagatacaggtaaaaattaaaataaactaaatcgCTTAACTTATTTACAGTTAAACCATATTTTGACTACTCTTACAAAGTTACCTCAATGCACGAGAACAAAAGTGAGCCGGGCATAAGAGAAGATCCGAAAGAAAACACTCCTCAACAGGTGCTATTAGAAATAAAAGATTCTCCCAATTTACTGATTGAAACAGAAAAGCTCTATGAGAGCGGTCATTTAAATGAAGAGATTGATGTGGATCGCATTTGTTCGCTTAACGGCTTAAGCACAAGGCTTGTGGTATTGATCACCTCAGCACTTAAGCATGCGGATGCACGCATGTCCATCCGACAGACCTGGGGACATTATGGAGCACGTCGTGATGTTGGCATAGCTTTTGTTTTGGGTCGCAGTACTAACAGGACGGTAAATGAAGCTCTCAGTGAGGAAAATTCTTTGTATGGCGATCTGATCAGAGGAAACTATATTGATTCCTATAATAATTTAACGCTTAAAGTTATCTCGGCTCTGGAGTGGGCGGATCTGCATTGTCATCATGCCAAGTATTTGCTAAAGACGGATGACGACATGTTCATCAATGTGCCCATGCTCCTGAGTTTTACAGCAGATCGGGAAAAACGCAAACAGAAGCGAGCCATCTTTGGTCGATTGGCCCATAAATGGAAGCCCGTTCGTAATAAAAAATCCAAGTACTATGTATCCATTAACCAGTATCCAGAAAAAGTATATCCCACGTTCACCACGGGACCTGCCTACTTAATGACTGGTGACATTATCCACGATTTATATGTGGGATCACTGAAGAAGGCATATCTGAACCTGGAGGATGTCTTCATCACAGGTTTTGTGGCGCAAAGTTTGGATATTGAACGCTTTCACGTTTACGAGTTCATCAACAGACGAATCGGTCATACTTCATGCAATATACGCAAATCTATAAGCCTACACATGGTCAAATCTAGCGAACAGTTCGATTTATGGCAGAAGCTGCAGAACCAAACCGCAAAATGTTAGAATAGCTTTTCTCtataatttaaacatataaatatcaactttAAACTATTGTgggttagttttaaataaaaatggttttaAGTTCCCAATTCAAATTTAACGACAGCTCAAACTTATCGATGAGCTTATCGATATCATACATGATAGTGGATCAgaagttcaatttttgatgaacgAACTAATCTTTGTTATCGATGGTCAACTTATTTTGTCGATATTGTCGCCCATCActgaagaaaattttaaatttaaaaaaggcaaaaactcaacagtttataaatttaatgaaaatttaaaattagacaaaattaaagGTGCCCACACACGAcaaattgttcaattttatCTCATTGACTCTTAAAATCAAAGTGACGTTTGGTGTGTTTTGATTTAATGCTCGCACATAACGCCACACACGACGAGCATAAGCGCGAGCCGCtcgttgaaattgaaatttttcaaataccaACGAGTCGCTCGCCAACTACTCCACACACGATAAAAATTGACGCGAGCCAAACATGCTCAGCGCGCATGCTTGTCGTGTGTGGGCACTTTAgggtaaacatttaaataaatgtttgaagATCGTCAGCCCTCGGGAAAATAGGTtggttaatttaataaaaaaaaaatataaatcaaaaaaccagaaaaaacgaacaaaaattttgcaacaaaaaaaattctagctaaaaaaaaaagtacacaaaTTTAGAATACCTTTTTTCgaaaatgttcttttttttaagtacaaaaaatcaaaccagatcggaaatttttacTAGAGTGGCAACACTCCGAACACACCGCTtgcattcatatttttttgtattcgtGCCAAACGACGAATGGAAagcacaatatttatttacgtgTTAAATTGTTGACAAAGTTATCTATAAGCGAACGCACGTAGACGACccttaaaatttatgtgaGTTTAGCCATCGTTTAATGCGccaacaaaacagcaacaagtgGTGTGAccacaaacaacagcagcagcaacctcAACAACCGCAGCAAAGCGAtcaccaaaaataaataatataaaaaagtaagcGAATTTCTTCCAGCTTGGCGTAATTTATTCGTATTGCTCGTAACTTTGggtagtttattaaaaattcgcTTTGTAATTTCCACGCATAGTGTCTtatgtgcgtgagtgtgtgtgtatgtgtatgtgtatgtgtaagaGTATGTGCTTCAAAGTGCGCTGCGCAGCTCTGTTTAGGCCAGCGTCGCGTCGCGGCatataaagcaaacaaaaaatcagcCAGCGCACCcaatgacaacaaaaacaacaagcaacagtGACTGCGACAACACGAAATGGAACATGGAACGGGGGGTGTTTGACTGCTCTTTCtgattgtgtatgtgtgtgtgagtgtgtatgcctatatgtgtgtgtgttcgccTTTGCCAACCAAGCCATTATTTTTTCAGTCTTATGACGTAAACCACCAAAAATCAAAAGTGAGCACATATCCGAAACGAAGGTGAGCGCATTTATGAATTCGTATTCGAATTCTTGTTTTGAGTCTTGTCTTTCTCTTGGTCTTATACACTGCGGTaggtgttgtagttgtttttaatCGTCACTTCTTGGAATTTGAGCAACAGACTACGTTTCTTGCATTTGGTGTCcgtttcaattttcaaaaaatttgaaagccCGCCACACGTTGATTGTTTACAATTGGCATAGTTGTTgcttctattgttgttgctgttaatatTCATTAGGTATTCACACGATAGGCGGCTGCAAAGTGCATTTGCCTCGATGTAAACAACAATGCGAGTGCACAGCATGTTGTTGCATTTGGCCTATTCAACCAGTGAAGCGATTGTTGCAACagcaagtacaacaacaacagcagaagcagcggTAAATTCTTGAGCTAAAGAAATCTTGTTGAAAGCATTTCCTCCTCgacataaaaagaaattgttgcCCTTCTGCTTAAAgtaatgtacatatgtatacagtggctcacagcttatttgacccactgtATTACccatttgaaatgaatttgttttgcactagaaagaaaataaaaattacacttaaatattgtttactCTAATcttaatgtttttgttttatttttaataccgaattaagcatttaaatactaaatatagtttaaaatgtaGTGGGTCACATAGGCTAAGAACCACTGTACATGCTCTGTGTGAAGATGTTGCCGCTATTTTGCAATCCCGACCAGACACATTTGCTTTAGATCATTCACAGCGATATTGCTGCTGATGACAACATCATCAAGCCAAAACCTGTCTGCCAAATGAATCATTagattaacatattttttctaaGCAATCCCATCGATGGAGACGCAAAATTCAAACTTAACAGACAGAATTGCATTTGAATGCCGCCACATGattcacacacattcacacagaCGCATCTAACGATGACCCCgcgcaatttgttttttttttttttatcgctttTTTCTGTTTACGCGCTCTTCTCCCTCTGCCTATCATACAATTTGTTATGTTATTTCCTATTTTGGTAATTATCGCGTCACTTTTTGCATTCGCTTAATAATTAGGCTTAATGTTTATGTACTTAGCTACTTTGTTTAgctaaagttttcacttttttttcaatttaatgttttcatttgCGAAATTAATCAACCGTTTTCACGTACCACGTGCCCAGTTCTACAACCACTTCACAATTAGCTCTATTCCCTTtcccttatttttatttatttacatgttAATTTGTTAACTAGAGATGGACTTAATCATTTTGGTACGATAATTATCGCATATTTAAAgttgtattcaatttaaaaatgtagtttgcttacaatttttaagataactAAGCAAAGTGCTAGTGtcagaaatttagttgttaaccATTTTCACAGTCGCAACAATCGACAGACACGTTATGGTAAATTTACGAATACGAgtgtttaaaaatgaaattaatttaaatgagaaGCGCTCAGTAGTTTTATGTCGATTTAATGAAAAGCTcaaattacatattaaaatgtgaCAATtgtaatattgttttaatgcATTTCAGATACATTTTATCAAGTGTTACAACAAATGTTGGGATACTTAAAAGTCAATCTAAAGCAATTTCAGGAATACTGACAATTGGcgttaaattgatttaataattgtttgaAAACATACTGCTGTTAATCTTTTTTAATGATATGATATACAtcttttttttgacaaaggaaaaaattcacaaatttgttttttataaaaaaaaatagatatctATAAGCATaatcaactaaaattaaataaaataaaataaaaccagaaaccatatttatttttacataataaacataaatagaaattaaatttataaaataaatatataaaattttataaaatcaaatatttgttttttgttctttgtcaataaaaatactttgctGACTGTAGACATAAACGGTCAtctttaaaaacaactttGCGCCCCGCTCCCGATCCTTTGTTATATAGTAAATGAGAAAGTAAACCGGCAGCATCACTGATAATGAGGCAGCTGATTTGTTGGGATGTACAATTTCTTGTTAGTGCCGCGTTGCAGCTCAATGCGTGCGGTTCTAAGAGATTGCATTGCCTCAAGTTGTAAACACTTAACAGCTGTTCAGCTAAACAAAAGCTGCGCAtgtccaaaaaataaacacacacactaaagAATCTATTGTACATTTGGTAACCAAACAAAATGCGTCTAAAAAATTTTGGGTTTGAAATTGcttctatttaattaattgttgtgATTTGACTTATTGAATTTAACGCATTTTGCAGAATGTCACGTCATGAGAAGTCAAAGTCAACGGGCGGCGGCCTGCTGGAAAGCTGGTTCGGTCGTCCCTCCAAATCGAAGGGCAGTGggaactacaacagcaacagtctACCACATGGAGTTGGACGACCCGTTTCCACAGATAACGATGGTGGGTTCAGTGTGGGTGAACTGGAGCGGCATATTCATGAGTTGAGTGAGGCACAGGTGAATGCCAAATTCCTCGAAATACTCGAGGATATGAATATACCCAAGGATAAGCGAGAACCGCTGCTCAGTAAATCAATTGCGGAGCgtcaaaaaatgattttcatgCATATGAAAGgtaagagagaaagagagacaccTCAATTTATAGATAAGATTAATAACAGCTAAACAAATATCTCTTTATTGTATTGTGTTGCAAGTTTCCATTGCATTGGCCAATTCACTGGTTTCTCCTATCAATTATCGCCTTGTGTTTACGTTGAAATGGCAATGATGATTCATAGTCGCATTTTAGGGGAATGTGCTAGTGTGTTATCAGAGCTTGTATAAGATATAGATAGAATGCCTTATCTAAAACGAAAAAGTATTGCaacaaatattatcaaattgtTTTAGCCTGAGTGTTCACACAGCTTCTACTTCCAACATTCCCTAACTCCCCGACTGATAAGCTTGACTTGTCTCGTTGCACATTTCAATTAACTGGCCTTAATCATATGCAGATCGTAACTGTAACCGCATAAACTGTTTAACTTTATacaaaacaattgcttttaattcGCCCACCTGCCAGCAACGCCGCCAAATCCGGGCCACCCACAACACAaagttgttttattaattaactcAAGCGGCGCACGTTCCCTTCCTCCCTTCTTCCATCCTCCCTTCCATCACACGgcttaagtatttttatgaaCACTTTactcttttgtttattgtacgtttttaatagacttacagctttttaaaaatgaatgtgCTTAAagatcgaaaataaaataccctGCAATAATATAAAGCACAATATCACTACCCATAAATTTATTGCTGATTTAcagatttcaatttaattaatttagtaaaAGTTCATTAGTTGATTTCCAGATTACGATTAAAGAAGTTTAATAATCACTTTATAaaagcttattaaaattaatgtggttttagatgaaaaaaattgaattataaatcTGAAAAGGTCACGCTCAACATCATTGTCAAGGACTTACAGGTTTCaattaaagctttttaataaacattggGTGAAAGctcatattaaataatgtacttattgacaaacaattttataccGTGTTTGAAAACTAACTGATAGCTCATTAATTAAGTATACTGAAAGatagaaaatttcatgaaATGAATACAATGTATCCACACAATAATCACAATTACTACTCTATATTAAAATAGTTGAGATTTAGCGATGGATAAGTGGATTACTCTTATACATTTAACAACTTGTAATTAGCGATAGCTGTTAATAGAGTATCTTATGGAGCTTGTATGTTTTTCTTAAAGTTAATCTGGGTGCTTAGCAATATAATAAACCTTATCGCTTAAGCATAATTCTCAAGATCAGCActaatttatcaaataaaattaaatggcgTAGAAGGAGAACATGTCTAGTGTAATTTAGCGCATCAAGCTGATAAGATATAGTCATAATTGTTCTGTCTGGGCATGCTAATAGATGCACAATGTAGACTGCAAGATACCCTATAAAATGATCCAAATACCACAATAAATGGATATTTTAAAGCCAATCagtatttgtgtatattttcaACAGAATgcttaatataaaatacagggtatattaGATATGgtacaaaataatttcaatatttcacGTCGCTATAAAAGTAAACaaccattttccatttttttaattttgtttttccacCTGTTTCTACTTCGACGCCTTCTTCTCGATGTTTACGATCAGCAATTGGATTTATCATCGTTCGTTTGTTGCTCATTATTGCACAGCATTTATTTTGAGCTGATTTTGTCATACTCTACTCTGTAGACTCTCATATTGTATTTATGCACGTATTTGCACATTACGTGTAAGATAAATCAGATGACAGCTTTTCGATCTATAAAGTTGATGCACTTGAATTCGTTTTCTCCCTTTTTAAGCTACTCACAGAGAGGActagagagacagagagagaattgttgttttgtagCATTGTACACTTGAATTTTGCACTTTCGagctataataataataacatcaATCAACTGCAAGGCGTCTGCATTGAAAGCACTTGacgtaatttaaatatatgttttatatgtatgtacatatatgtatttcaatgattattcttaataataaatataagaacaTATTTGCTCATCTGGCACATTCTGTTGGGGATTTTTGATAAAAGTCAAGGTTACATTTTGAGAAATCATGGAGCAGCGTTTCCTCCAGCTGATAATGCCTCACTCAACTCTATAGTATTATGGACCCAGCAACGCGCGTAACTGGAGCGAAACGTGCAATCTGCAGTACAGTGGAGGTTGCTTAAGACTAGccgattttcaatttaaactgtaaaataaaagaaacttcACATTCGaatcagggaataacaactaaccgtttcatttttagtaccggaactgaaaccgtaacagAAATTAATTCTCattcaagaaccgaaaaccgaaacgcttgtaccggtacggttgtggtaaagttgctaggtgaaactcataacttgaagaaatCTGACCtcgtaaaaaatcatgtcaaaattaagaaatattttgacttgtaaagttccTAGGTCaaaggcttgagcaacttcgaatatcataactttgaaaaaactttaccgattttcgagcggaatgtcattttgttcatggtttggtatcttaatttattattgtttattataattcctctggatctagatatttacttcgatatgtttaaaaaaaaaccgaagaagtaaactgaaatagaaccttttatcGAAATAACTGTTTTGGAACGTACCGAAACCGAACCCGTAACCtttattggtttcggtttgattaCTTGATTCGAAtacattaaatgtaaatggatctgccattaaattaaaataataaatcccAGTGATTGGGAATACAATACGAATACGAAAAGTAGAAGTTATTTTATAATGGTGACGATATTTAACATTGTTGTGGTTATTATTGTTTGAgtctaattttgaaaattttatttatgttataacagcaatgatgatgataatgtaTTCGGGATGAATACAAAGTAGGATGACTAAGTTTAGACTGGGAAAGTAATAACTACAAACAATtctaatataaaatatc includes the following:
- the LOC117780932 gene encoding uncharacterized protein LOC117780932, producing MVAVGNLHNTRILRFLLVLIAVILTIVIYASYSTMTTTLTPTHMHAPAAPPTPQQLTGAANRQQQQQQQSEQLPQHLNNTGVLNIAGAEDNGKSRSQELHRKPPMQHRLPTIDEDALLDGGAGGASPMAGSEQAPNVADELLEEQQYVQSIDAMTGNINNNNSESLTVKQSVGAAAASAIASPQQQQQQQLQQQQHQQQQQSPSDAEILMIPTSNLQKFIENADKILKNMTSNSSSSSNNNNNNNNNNALPNEQHTDKTNQPGLMDDLQINLLDNNNAAVPPASSYAVMQVKVDGEETKEKPPPPKPQVPSVRTTKSKSKTPSSPMDPSKGITTYKIYESGHLNEEIDVERICPLNGTKTRMLILITSAQTHADARMSIRQTWGHYGTRRDIGLAFVLGRGTNETVNQALSDENYMYGDLIRGNFIDSYNNLTLKTISSLEWANQHCNGAKYILKTDDDMFINVPKLLNFVKQLEKHKDKRVIFGRLAKKWKPIRNKKSKYYVSTDQFPAAVFPSFTTGPAYVMTGDIVHDLYVRALKTVYLKLEDVFTTGIVAQSLGIERLHVNEFVNRRISFNPCNIRNAISVHMIKSNEQFDLWKKLLDQTTKCK
- the LOC117780762 gene encoding beta-1,3-galactosyltransferase 5-like, which translates into the protein MAVVNLGNTRMLRTLLVFKLIIFTIFIYALYSTTSTFNPEISISQKITADSGRQQEEQLTKLPSLMEMVELNNTGEFGLSSGVEEQKRLRKSSSHPSADSSHKAETSNEGDLRRKQINTDTVTSMHENKSEPGIREDPKENTPQQVLLEIKDSPNLLIETEKLYESGHLNEEIDVDRICSLNGLSTRLVVLITSALKHADARMSIRQTWGHYGARRDVGIAFVLGRSTNRTVNEALSEENSLYGDLIRGNYIDSYNNLTLKVISALEWADLHCHHAKYLLKTDDDMFINVPMLLSFTADREKRKQKRAIFGRLAHKWKPVRNKKSKYYVSINQYPEKVYPTFTTGPAYLMTGDIIHDLYVGSLKKAYLNLEDVFITGFVAQSLDIERFHVYEFINRRIGHTSCNIRKSISLHMVKSSEQFDLWQKLQNQTAKC